A segment of the Buchnera aphidicola (Mindarus abietinus) genome:
CATACTTAAATACTTTATCACAAATTATAAATAATGTTTTAGAAAGTTCTTTAGAACATCAACATTCATATTTTAATAGCAAAAAAGTTAGAAATGTTGGTTGGATTATTATATCTACTGATAGAGGTCTATGCGGAAGTTTAAATACTAATTTATTTAAAAAAATTTTAATTCAAATGAAGGAATATTCTAATAAAAATATTTCTTCTAAAATTTGCCTTTTTGGTGCTAAAGCATTTTCATTTTTTAAGTTTTTTAATGAAAAAATAATTTCAAAAACTACGAATATAGAAGAAAAATCCATACATACACGGTCTATAAAGCCTATTAAAAAAATGTTAGAAGAATATGAATCAGGAGAAATAGAAAAACTTTATTTAGCTTTTAATTTATTTAAAAATAGTATGTTTCAAATTCCTACTATTTCTCAGTTATTACCATTAAATTTTCAAAAAAATAATAATCAAAAAAAAAATAAATGGGACTATTTGTACGAACCTGATTCTACGTCTTTATTAAATACATTATTAGAAAGATATATTGAATTTCAAGTATACCAAGCTATAGTAGAAAACATAGCTAGTGAACAAGCTGCTAGAATGTTAGCAATGAAAACAGCAACAGAAAATAGTGATGATTTTATTAAAGAACTACAATTATTATATAATAAAGTTCGTCAAAGTAGCATTACACAGGAATTAACTGAAATTATTTCTGGTGCTTCTTCAGTTACATCAAATTAAAAAAGTTAGAGATCTAATCATGACTATCGGAAAAATTATTCAAGTTATAGGTGCTGTCGTTGACGTTGAGTTTTCACAAAATGAAACACCTAAAATTTATCATGCTTTAGAAGTAAAAAAAAACAATAATATATTAATTTTAGAAGTTCAGCAGCAATTAGGAGGAGGAGTAGTTCGAACCATAGCAATGGGAAACTCTGATGGATTAAAAAGAGGAACTTCTGTTAAAAATTTAAATCATTATATTAAAGTTCCTGTTGGAAAAGCAACATTAGGAAGGATACTAAATGTTTTAGGTGAACCCATAGATAAACAGGGACCTTTAATTGATATTGAAGGTAATCCAATTGAATATTGGGATATTCATCGAACCCCTCCTTCTTATATTGAACAGTTAAGTTCAAAAGAAATATTAGAGACAGGAATTAAAGTAATTGACTTAATGTGCCCTTTTGCTAAAGGGGGGAAAGTAGGTTTATTTGGAGGTGCTGGTGTTGGAAAGACTGTAAATATGATGGAGTTAATTCGAAATATAGCTATCGAACATTCTGGATATTCTGTATTTACTGGTGTAGGAG
Coding sequences within it:
- the atpG gene encoding F0F1 ATP synthase subunit gamma — encoded protein: MACKNEIRYKIESVKNTKKITQAMQMVSFAKMKKSKEKMYASRPYLNTLSQIINNVLESSLEHQHSYFNSKKVRNVGWIIISTDRGLCGSLNTNLFKKILIQMKEYSNKNISSKICLFGAKAFSFFKFFNEKIISKTTNIEEKSIHTRSIKPIKKMLEEYESGEIEKLYLAFNLFKNSMFQIPTISQLLPLNFQKNNNQKKNKWDYLYEPDSTSLLNTLLERYIEFQVYQAIVENIASEQAARMLAMKTATENSDDFIKELQLLYNKVRQSSITQELTEIISGASSVTSN